Within the Malus sylvestris chromosome 4, drMalSylv7.2, whole genome shotgun sequence genome, the region atGTGGGACtcgaccaaggaagaaaataggaATTTCGGCCGGAAATCcacacccactttaaacggccatacctttgtcaaaactcaacaaaatcaagcaagacaaaaacgaaagttgtagccctcgaagagacgaagagaatggtactcACATGACGTCTGAATCGtcatggtttggccggaaaatgcctcgaaagtcactgagatcgccgaaaactgggtaagattcaaatgagtataactttttcaatactcaacgaaattgagtgaaacaaaaaggaaagttgtactactcgacgagacgaagagattgataccttgcacatcggctaactcgccgtggtttggccggaaaaccagtgtcaaattcggcacattattcttcattattttattcacttcccttttttttttttttaatatcctaaataaaacctcccaatattgtactaattaattatatataaatgattatggtgtgtttaaacttctttcattaactactacatattttctacactcataatgtttgccagctcgctatataatcaacttaaatcagttaaatccatcatgcaatgcatttccttccaattttttgtgataaactaatagataattgactaaataaacatcctgcatagtttcattaaaaatttccaagtttttcttacaatttccgtggtttccatgtaatttttatcgatatcgatattatcccgatatttccatcgatatttccgtgttttcgaactaccgatatttccgatattaccgatattttcttccttgctacAGCCTCATTCACCattcaatgaatttagattTCAGATACAAACAGAGGATGCCTAATACGACTCTAATCCTCACTAATCAACTAAGCTTAAATGCTACTATTTTgctcaaattaaataaattgtacCCCTTTCTCCCCCATTTTCTATGCAATTCACCACCTAAACAATGCAGTAAAAACCAAAAGAAGGGATAAAATATTGTTACCAATGGttaaatttatttacaatgGAAGATGTTTTAACTTTTTGAAAGAAGTTTTACATGAAAAGTATAAATTGGGTGAATCAAGCTCCTAGAGCTCTTTGAACCACTTTATGGCCCTAATTGGTGCAATTGAAAATGAAGAGTGTAATCAAACTTCATGAGCCTAATTGAAACAAATTAAAGACCAgaaagttattaaccttttaacacacatagcCCACCATTTGTATACTGACACGTAGTGTACCACCTCGTCTGCtggtcacactaaaaaatctctcatttagTTGACAGAGTGATAAAGGGCCTACAAACAGAAAAATTGaacataaaaccaaaatcaGGAGATTTTTACAAAATTGAATTAATCCTGGAAATAGGGCTAGATTGAggaagagaggagagaaagatTACAATACCTTGCCTCTGCGTAACACATGCTAGGGGGTTAGGAACGAGTGGCCAACTACTGCCTAATTTGATAGAATCTGGCCGGAATTGAGCTCCCTAGCTCTCTATAAATTCATTGGAAAACGTAGTAGTTAGggtttgaattgaaaatcaCAAATTTGATGCATATTTTCACATACATTAAGTACCTGAGATTATGTGGCGTTGCTTGAGACGAACCTCGAGGTTGACGGAATCGTAGGAATCATCGCCGGAACCTTGAGAAAGCTTCAGCCTCTCCAGCTCTTTAAGCAGTAGAACCCACATTCTCAGTATCTCAAGTCTTTCAGGTCCCCTGCAGGACACAACTGCTTCCTCCAATCTCTATATACTTTTCTTCACACTCCTAAAGCTCCGACCTCCCTGTAAACAAATGTGAATGAGAAAAAAATGGTGGCAAATgtgaaaaatgaaggaaattgTGAAATTACCATTCGGTCCTGGAATCGTTTAGCCGACAAGCTGGATGATGGAGTCGGTGTAGTTCCTGACGGTGCAGGTGAGGTTGTTCTTGTTGCCAACCTCTACCGCCTTGCTTACCACCAATCTTGGCCATGACATTTTCTCCGactttttaacacaaaaacaaaaaaaccacaCATCAACAATCCCAAATCACAAATTCTAATGCAATCAAATTAATCCCCTAGACACCTACTCATTTCTCAAATTAATCCCCTACATACCTACTCATTTCTCAAATTAATCCCCTACCTACCTACTTACTACTCATTTTCCATATTTGATCACCATATCTTAGTTTAAGCCTTTAAACCATCCTTAAAAAATTGGTCGGTCTTGTTTGGGCGAAGATTTCTCTCAAGAGGGCTCCTGGGCTCTCAGTATAGCTCCCCAAaggattggcactttggatgaGTAGTCGGGTTTTTGCTTGCTGATGTGCTGCAAAAAGAGGACATAATTGGTTTTGAAAGGTACATTTGTGGGGATttaagtgtaggccttgaggctcacaatcaaaactaaccaagtgCTAGGTGTGCCACTACTATCTCAGTATAGCAAATGTAAAACAAGATTATgtttagtcgattacttgcTCCCCAAGTTACTcgaacttcttgttatcaaaagattgttgtggatgggttaagtccacattaagttctttttcttgccttgtgaaCAAGATCTTTcagttcatagtcttgtatgcTCGAATGGAGGGAGTCCAGATCCCCTTAAGTCATTTACTTGgttcttgattgattttaatgataTTCATTAAACAAACCAAATCCGGATGCAAAAGGAACTCTTATAATGGGAAAATTGATGGAAATGCTTGAATACATGTTGGAGAAGACATTAAGCAGTAGATCTATTAACTGATAAAACAATCAAAGAGCGTTGAGCAatgttgaacttcttgcaaTCACTTCTCTTTTGAGTTTACATGGTTTATTCACTAAAAAAGGATGGATGGCAAATAGGTTTACACAAAggaatcgatactacgccaCTATGGGTGATTGCCGAGCTTCTAAACTAGACAAAAAATGGCTTTTGTAGGGAATGATCCTGAAAAGGACTGAAATCTGGGCTGATTACAGCTTTTAGATGCAAATCTAGCTtaagagcagagtttgtatgtttgtttgtttgattggttgagtgtccttatctctggggcctcttcctccttttataggcagatTAGCCCCACTGGAATGACTTTGCTCTTGCTGAAAAACACTTGGAGGGTAATGAGTCATCAAATTTTTACTTGTGTTGCCActgaaaagtgcattttggctGATTGTGAGTTAGTCCCCATCACTTGACATTTTAAATCATAGGCACATGACCTATGCATTAATGGAAATGTGCCAACTTGTCTCTGGGCTCGATGTTGGGCTTCGAGCAGGTCTTCTTTCAATTGTCATCTTTGGGCTTCCACCTACTTGTAGCCCAAtgtttaaatattaacccaaacaagtCTATTCATAATTTCTTCCTCAACCTACACATATGCTCTCTAAGAACTACCCAACTCACATTCCCCATAAATACGATTTCCCAACAATATACTCCCTTTGCAAATAATACTGAAAACTTAAAAATGCCGGGTTGGTACTTTGGCATGCAAGGATTACCGGTTCTAGTCTTACCATTTGAGAGAGTAATGTAATTTCTTAAGGACAAATCATAGAGACAAAAGATCGAAACAAATGGCTTACCAATTGAGTTGACTCCCTTCTGAAACAAAGGAAGCATGCTAACAGGTAACAGACCTGAAAAAATCAAATGCTAATATGAAGAAATATTGGAGAATCTAATATACACGAaataattaggattttaaaaaaattaagaattaaaTTATATGGATACAATTCTGAGTGTatcaaattgaaaattttgaaaatagtATACCTGTTTCTTGGTGGTTGATTGGACCAAAAAGAACCTGATGTTGCTGAACCTTCAAGAAACCCAAGCAAAATCAAACATTTCCTACACAATTGACAAAATGGGGTTCGAAAAGGACAAAAACTAtatttaatcaaacaaataggTGAAAGCATGGATTTTTATTGTCTTACCCATATACCGATCTCGTCATTTGCCTGAAACCCCAATTTTCAACTAAATTCACAACATAATGGCAGAAATTTATACAAATTCTAACAACATATTGTCAGAAGCAATGAGAAAAAATACCAGGAATTTCAAATCTTTTGGGGGTTTAAAGTAATTACCAGAGAGATGAaagcaaaaattaaaattaggcCGATTTTTGCAAAACCAGAACAAAAGGGCAAGTTTTGAGTATTCAAAATTTTTCAATTTATCAGTTTGCTCTAGACCTCATGATGTGCCGATAATAGTTAAACATgaatgaacaaaataaaaaaatgggttAAAACCAAAGCAAAAATGAAATAGAGAAATGAAGAAAGAAAACCATAAATGGAACCCAAAAGCAAAGAGGTTGAGAGAGTTAACCCCAAAAGCTTAACCCAATCTCATTTGCATACCATTTGACCATACTAAGACAAATATGAAATTTGCACCCCCATTTGACCATATTAAGGATATAGGGCACTCACATTGTCATAGTAGTACTTTTGTTTGTTATGCTTTTCCTCAAAACTGGcataaaaaaaacccataaaGCATAAAAATCTAGaagcagaaaataaaaggttcgAAATTGCCATTAGAAACACGGAATGTATAGAGGGAAACCAAATCAAATTATTATGCCCTCTATCCTCCTTCCTCCATATACTGGTAGTTACAGTCAATTTATTCAACTTATTCCCAACTTCATCAAAACAACCAAGATGTATAAAACAACAAGGTTAatttctcaatttctttaatCAAAATGAATTCTACTTCTCCCCATCTATTTGCACATCCCTTCAACACTCTCAATTGATATTAAGACAGAAAACAAGTTGTTGCAAGAAAGAAGCGAGAGAAGAGCGAAAGGAAACATCGAGAAGGGAAGTTAAATAGTGAACAACCTGTGTAATTTCGGGAAGAATGGCAAAGAGATCCTATAAAGATTGGAGAAAATGACATTGAAATAGGAATCCCAACCCAAATATCATCACAGAAGCAAAACTTCCCCCATTCCAATTGTGAAACGAAGATTACAAAAGAACATGGAAAGGACTGGAGCTTGTCTTTCCATGGGCATCGCCACGACCCTCTAATGAACTCAAATAAGTGACGTCATGCAACATGTATTTACTCCATAGCCCATACAACATGTATTTACTCCATAGCCCATACAACAAAATTCCACATAGAATTAGTTCCCAAGAGTAGCGAAGAAATTATCAATGTTATTTAGTCATACATTTCATATATACTAAGCAATATTACCCTCATCAGTCATTTCCAAGTAAATCCATACCAATGGCATTTTGTACTCTTCTGGAGGTATCTCTGTAATTTGCTTACTCTGCTTCTCATTTACCAGCAACAtgtttgtaaacacgaaaatccTATGacaaatgagacaagaacaagTGTACAAAGTAAATGTTTGTATTAATGAATTTGTAGGGCTACAATCTCTTTACAACTTGATTATATGATTTGATCTCCGAAATGTGTAAATGtgtagtgttgttgatccaagggtcacgatgacttgatcttggatgaacgaatGCCGCAAGGTTTTGGCTCTTGGCAATGGAGGAACTGGCATGTGTAGGGGTGCTTGGTGGTTCTTCACGGGATTTGACAAAGAACACGAAGGGTTTTTCGAGTCTTCttgagtgtttgagtgtttttggggtTTGAGTGCTTGAGAGCTTCATAATTTCAAAACTTTAGCGTCTGGGCGTGAAATGATTTCTGGACATTTTTCTTTGTCTTAGAGCCTCCTATTTATAAACTCTCTAAGCTTTGACTACAAATGGATTTTGCCTTGATTGTGGGCTTGATTAATTGATGAAAGAACCATGACTCGATTTGTGGGCCGGTTCGTGATTTGACTCcatcaattaatatttgatgGTTGATGGTTGATGCTGTCGGCGGGATGGGAGTGGGCTGCATTGCCGGATTTGCGAGATGATATCAGGCTTTGGGTGATCAGGAGCAGcgtttctccatttttttttattttttatcttgaaTTCTATGCTTCTGGGCTGGAAGGTCCGAGCAAGGAAGAGGAGAGTTCCCTGGCGGTGGTGGAGATCAGGAGGGGTTCCAGAAGCTTGGGAGAAGCAGAACCCTGTTGAGTGTGACGAGAGACAGGAGAGCTCTGTGATGCAGCGAGAGAATTCCCGAGCACATTGAGGGTTTTAATGGAGGAACCTTGTTTAGTGGAGGTTTCGacccaaaccctaaccctaggaAATGGTGGAAGCACATTTTCTGTGACATTGGGCGGTGGTGAAGTATCTGAAAGTTGAGAACTTGGAAGCACTTTTTATTTGTCTTTAAAACTAGGGTGAGGTGTTTCAAACTTAAATGCAAAGGGAAAATATACTACTCTAATCAACTGCACTAACAAATTCTCGTTCTAGGCTTTAATATTCACCATTTTCTTCATATCAAACTTGAGTGGAGAAGAACAACAAAATCCTTACAAGTTTTTAGccaaaaattgaatttgagagAAACTATACGTATAATAAAGGGTCACTAAATTGTGGTTTATTATCGCTTATTTTCGTTTTAACATCtactaattttttgtttaaaatttctAACGTGTTCTATTTGTGCATATTTTCATTCCTTTTGCTAAAAAATGTTAGAGACAATAAGTTTCAAATCAGTACCCAATTAGCATATGAACATTAATTACTTTGATAACCAAAACTAATACACCTTGTCCTTTTCTTCTCATGATGATTTTGCTGACTAGAATATTCACTATCTTGGCACGAATTTTTTCAAGGAATAATGATGTTTTGCATAACACCTTACATACAGATTGTTGCAGTAATATATAGATTGTATCTATGGCTATGAATTGAGTTCCAGTTTACTAGATAATATCCTTATTGCTTGGAATCGCAATCCATTCACGACTAATTTTTCGGTGTCTCCAAAACACGCAGCGGTACTCTTCATTCAGCGACCACCTGAGAGGAGTGTGGACTCTGCAGCATATGATGAATGTGAAAACCCCTTGGCCACAGAAGATGAATATGACATagcaaaatcatcaaaaccttCATGGTGAGCAAAAGTCAACCCACTGGAAGAAATCCCAAGAACTGAGAGCTCCGGCAAAGCAATGTCCCCCTCCAAATACTGCACCAGTTGTCTCATGCTCGGCCTCGCTGAAGGCTCCGAGTGAGAGCACAACAACCCTAGCTTCAACACCAACTCCACCTCCTCGGTTACGAAATCCGTCCCAAAGTTTTGATCCCTTGCCTCGAGAATATTACATCTGCTCCAACAAGTAAAAACCCAATCCACCAAGATCAAATGCTGCTCGGGACCTTGCGCCTCTATCGGCCTTCTTCCACAAGCAACTTCGAGCAAAAATGCCCCAAAAGCAAACACGTCGGTGCTTTCTGTGGCCCGGCCTGTTCTTGTATGTTCCGGAGCTAAATACCCTAGTGTTCCAACTATATGAGTAGTTTGAGGATCTGTTCCGCGGTCATATAGTCTtgaaagcccaaaatcccctagcCTTGCATTCAATTCACCGTCTAGCAACACATTGCTTGCCTTAACATCTCTGTGAATCACAACTTGTTCCCATCCTTCATGAAGATAAAACAACCCCGAAGCAATGCCTCGGATAACCCTAAACCTCTGGCTCCAATTGAGAGTGACCGCCGGTTGGTCATAGAGGTACTTGTCCAAGCTTCCATTAGGCATGTACTCATACACCAAAAGCAGCTCCCCTTTTCTTCTGCAGTATCCCAAGAGTGGGACTAAATTTCGATGGCGAAGCTGGCCAATGCTCACGATTTCCGCCACAAACTCCTTCATCCCCTGCCTTGATTCATGTGAGACTCTCTTCACAGCAATCTCATTTTTTGTGGTGGGTAACTTGCCTCTATACACTTTACCAAAACCCCCACTTCCCAAAATCTCCTTTTCTTTAAACCCTTTTGTTGCAACGTACAACTCTTTGTACTTAAACCTTTGAGGGCCATACTCAAGCTCCCAATCTTCAAGCAATTCTGCAtacttcctcttccttcttatGATGTAAATTAAACCGTAAACTGCTAGCAAAATCAAACTCACAAATAAAATTGGCACGCCAATTGTCAAAAGTTTCGACCTTTTTTTACCTCCCGTCCGCGGCAACTTAGGAAGTTGTGACAGAACAAGTTCTTGAGCCTGGCCATTGATCTTGAAGCTCCAACCCAATACATAATGAGATGTGAGGACTGAGCCGGTTGATGAAGACAAGCCGACATACATTGTGTCGTTGAGTATCGGCGAAAGATCGAAATTCAAAGACAATAGCGGAGTGGAGGGTTTAACAACATTGATTGGAGCCAAACTGACATCGATTTGCTTCTTGGCACCGTCATATTCCACCCAAACTCTCATCGGTTGGCCGCTGATGAGAGTTAAATTCCGTAATCCGCCATTATTTTGATCATAGTATGCAGCCGGAGCAGCTTTCTCAGAGTGCAAGCCGTTGATATCAATCCCAACATGGTTTTCATTGATGTCATTGAACTCCTTGCTCTGGATGGTGTCAAGCTCCACGGCGAaaacttggttggtggcatttCCATTGTTGGACTCGTTAAAAAGACCAAGGAATTGGCTTGGAAAAGCGCCGGGAAGGCCTTGCGTTGGAGCAACCACAAAAACGATTCCATGGCCGCTCAAATCTGCATATTCTGACCTGATGGCGAACACAAAAGTTGTAGAGAAGGAGAAAACCCTGCCATTGGATGAGTCCTTGAAGATTATGGAGTTCGGATAAAATGCATGGCCTTGGTTCTGCTTAGTGTCGTTTGTAAGCCTCAAGAGGCCATTCGGTGTGACTCCCGCTATGCCGTCGAGGTGAAGATTGGCAGACTGGAAGCCATTGAAGATGAAGTTAAGATCTTCAGCTGCTGCTAGGGTTACTAGTGTAAGAATTACAAGCTTGAAAAGCATGGCTGTTTTTCTTGCGTGTTTGCCAAACATTTTGTTTACTTTTCACATATCCTTCTTCAAATGCTGTCAGTGATATTTTGTAGGTTACTTGTATGAAGTCCTCGACTTTAGTCTATAGCCGACATTCGAGAAGAAATGTTATTACACTATTACAACTTGGACCGTCGACTGCCACGCAAAATCAAATAAGTCGTTTTCACGTAGAAAAATACAATAAGTTAAGTTGATTGCTTGTCACGGTACACAAGTGGTTCATCTCCTATAGTGATTGGTTTGTCCAATCCATACATATCCGCGATTTTCATACAAACAGTTTTTAATAGGGAACAAAGAAGGATGGAATATTCTACCACTAGACTTGGAATTCTGGGAATGCATGGACAATATCTTCTCGTTAAGTTTAGAGTGCAATACATTAGAGATTAGTCTTTTATTCAGTGTGATTTAGCAATTTTGGTTGGAGTCCAACAGTCACATGTACTTTCACGTTCTCTAAATAAAAACTAATCACGTGTTAGACTAAGAAGAAATGTCACATGGCATGCAAAAAAATGTAAAGTCCCAGTGTGAATTTCACAAGTAAAATACAATGTAACTTAACAAGCTCCACTTTTTTCCCTGATACAATTGATGAGGAGGCTGAAATCAAACTTGAAACCTCGTGTGCGCAACGATGAATGTTTTTAATCAAATGAACTCCAAATTACTTTTACATACAtcttgataggattaaaagcacaccacaaagtagcacacaaatgtcttATTGAGTTTCCTTATTAACATTAAGATttttcaattgtagcatatgaaaataagggtctttcccgtagaagattgttttatctaattacttaaaatgtcacaaaaactgggctgctgtccctactgaccagccaccgaaaaataattattagactgacttacacttatctaaagtctatgaaattttatatgaacacactagacacacagagctacactcacacaaagttttgggatttttgaagttgatttgctatttaaattaaatcgaacaaaaacaggacataagcgaattttaaataataaaaatagattgtagttcacaagttaagaaaacgagttaggggaaatgctatccaccaccaaataatcatacaAACATGtaatgtttcattcaaattccctTTATTTCCAGATGAAGATGCttaagttggctcaatgttagaactcaacctattactccttcttatgtagtatgttaagagaatagtgttttcaacttaacttagtctctagcatgcaatctagaatggtgtgttcatagatttaacaagtagaaaccattaagaatgaaaagagtttgagtcatcacaaggcattgTAAGTACTggtgttgtcttacttatcctagaaattggttcacatgttaatcgcaattaacaagtactactctagaacatatgtaggtcctcattcgacaagggcagacacacacatattcatagcattagaatcctagatatgcttactaagtatgcatccgtagaaaacacttaaagaattcatcaatgagacaagtggtgaaccaattttcatccattcataaaattaattcaaacgaaatgtcataacaaacttgcaatcatattcggggcttcaaaacagcccctaactactaaaaatttagttacacattattatcaaataaaaccaaaagaaagacatgagtttgagaagataaaaccgagagaagagaatgccaagatttcctccttcctttccttaCTTCCCCAACGCTGTTGCCTTgtcctctttccttcctttccgcaaagctgccttgtttttttctttcttttctattttttttccttctcttcttATTTTCCGTTGCAACCTGCAACCATTCACCCCCCTTTAACTTGCTGCCCCACTAACAACCATTTAGTGATggcaataagtgagaggaaatggtaaaacaattgtaactcttttgGGTAGCCTTTATCccaattactcccacttaatcctcatctttatttctatttcctctgatatttgaataggtgtTAGCTGACTTATTCTTGGCTGcctcagttttggctgctagatttattggatttattgctttcttgtcaGTTACAAACTGTTCAGCCTCTTgggaacctttcagtgttaaaatgaccataacttcttctagaaaaatgatattaacaatctgtgaaatgctccagaaaatagacatctttagctttccaagaatataaggctcattctctaattcattctgaactgttcgcaacttgcttccaaagtcagctgatctgcacaggcagttttgacgaatttgttacttcaaatcccacttgtgctatttttcttttctttgcttgacaaatcccacaaaacacaaaaacgaAGTAAATagttcaaaaatataaggaactaattaagaaaagacaagtaaatttgatgtaaaatatatataaatctgagcttatcaaatacccccacacttagcttttgctagtctttgagcaaaacaaagaaaacatgaaaaagtagcAACATGAcaaacattagcttccccctatgtaaccctcatagaatttcattcaagaaaacaaatcatcaagaaccttaGCTCGCACCAAACAagctcatcttccttattcaaatgttAGCAGTAACCTTttaatcatccttgaagtgtagtgtgtgtaatagtcatgctaatgcaatttcaagttttttaaaACACCACATGCAAACTAGTGACCTTCTCACGGGACATATACTCAATCACACATATGTTTAGTTTaacgtgtttcgctcaaagaatcaaatgtgaaagatctaccataagcttgcataaagatctcatctccacaatcataattgcaaaacttaaatcaagaggacctTTATTGGATATAATGAGGCTTAGGGAGAGGGTTATAGAAATGAAGGgataggtaaacacaagttccaagctacattgcaagcaattctcttgttgagatttataagaactcaagctctccaaccaCTCTGCTAATACCTCCAAACTGAAACttaaaaaactttttatttgctttgtatacaattttttttttcgttttcttcttctcttttttttttctttttttctttttatttttgaacgATTTTGCATGTaactaaatacaaacatgaaatacccccacacttattctttttccaaactccttcaaagtacttcacaaatatttctcataagacaatctcacattaCTCGCTAGCTAGCTTGGAaatggtaaggaaaaatgtgtaaggtataagggtagacatatctggtgataaaacataaaaggctcaacatatacGGTTCAAATTTGCAATCTagtgatatcatttttctttaggaAACATGCTTATTTGGGCCAAGGtgataaacctaatgcctctatccttttcaagttcatgcaatcaaatgataaacatttcaaaagatcgttacgcaagatCTAGAGATGTAcgtcacataagttcatcacacatgaaagaatatgaatgtatgaaaaatgcacacactttcaacaGGCTCAAAAGCTCACATAGGCTGTATATGGTCACTAtgttcacatatgaagcttgaagtcatgctttagtttcacatcaacaaggctatgtgcatttggttttcaAAGATGATTAAACATGTACAAGGCTAacaagagaataaggaattTCACACAACACATGCTTACTAAGTTCTTGATCACTGTGGTTCAAAGTCAattcaattatatcattgggttgGGAAACTAAAACTTCCCCAATTTGAAGTAAAATCAAGTGATGACCCACAAACTCTAACTCTGCAATCAATTCTAATGGTGGACACGATCAAAATTTcctacaaagaaaagaaataatacagtttagcatgcaagaaaattcagaaaacaaaaacaaatggaaaattgaaaatgacataaaaagacaatgaataaAAATATTGGGTTGCCTCCTAATAAGCGCTTGCTTTTACGTCCGCAGCCGGACGGTACCAAGAGTAATCATCCAAGGGGAGATGGTTCTTAGAGGGGTACAACCTGCACATCATGCTCCGGAAAAGACTCATAATATGGCTTGAGTCTATGTCCATTCACTTTGAACATGTTTCCAGCCTTTGCACTTTGGATTtccactgcaccatgaggaaaaatatCAGTTATAACAAATGGACCAACCCATCAAGAATGAAGCTTACCTGGAAATAACCAAGGGTGAGAATTAAATAGAAGAACTTTTTGTCCAATGGCAAAGCTCTTCCTTAatatcatcttgtcatgaaatgcctttgatttctccttgtaTATTTGACTAGACTCATATGCATCATTTCGGATTTCATCTAACTCATTCAATCGTAGAGATTATGTCTTGTCATATTTATTATAAAACAACAAACACGAAgacttctataaatagagaaaatTAAAGCAAACCTTAAACTTAACACGCAAGAAATCTAATCATTGACCCATAAGAAAACCATAAAAGCGTAATATAGACACCACTAAGCAATTACCCAAACGAATAAAGCTATTAAACCACGTTCTACTAGTCAGAATGTCTAATTAAAAGTAAACACTAATTGATATTAGTTCGTACCTGCATAAGAACTCATCGTGAATGAGTTTGTACTTCGATCTTCTCTTCTCTCAGTTCCTAACAGTTCTTGCTCTCAATAGGGCGAGCATATATTGAACCATGTTTGTGgtgccaaaaataatcaagaaaattatggaggtgacacgttatttttgggttaaaaggacaaaatt harbors:
- the LOC126618529 gene encoding L-type lectin-domain containing receptor kinase IV.1-like; protein product: MFGKHARKTAMLFKLVILTLVTLAAAEDLNFIFNGFQSANLHLDGIAGVTPNGLLRLTNDTKQNQGHAFYPNSIIFKDSSNGRVFSFSTTFVFAIRSEYADLSGHGIVFVVAPTQGLPGAFPSQFLGLFNESNNGNATNQVFAVELDTIQSKEFNDINENHVGIDINGLHSEKAAPAAYYDQNNGGLRNLTLISGQPMRVWVEYDGAKKQIDVSLAPINVVKPSTPLLSLNFDLSPILNDTMYVGLSSSTGSVLTSHYVLGWSFKINGQAQELVLSQLPKLPRTGGKKRSKLLTIGVPILFVSLILLAVYGLIYIIRRKRKYAELLEDWELEYGPQRFKYKELYVATKGFKEKEILGSGGFGKVYRGKLPTTKNEIAVKRVSHESRQGMKEFVAEIVSIGQLRHRNLVPLLGYCRRKGELLLVYEYMPNGSLDKYLYDQPAVTLNWSQRFRVIRGIASGLFYLHEGWEQVVIHRDVKASNVLLDGELNARLGDFGLSRLYDRGTDPQTTHIVGTLGYLAPEHTRTGRATESTDVFAFGAFLLEVACGRRPIEAQGPEQHLILVDWVFTCWSRCNILEARDQNFGTDFVTEEVELVLKLGLLCSHSEPSARPSMRQLVQYLEGDIALPELSVLGISSSGLTFAHHEGFDDFAMSYSSSVAKGFSHSSYAAESTLLSGGR